In the genome of Paenibacillus sp. GP183, the window AGGATGATCATCGATAAACTTCTCACCATCATCAATAGTAGAACCAGAAAATCCATCTATACAAAGTATCATCGTATTTTCTTTATAATTGATTGATCCTAACACGATGTTTAACGATTTTTCTTGCTGCAACGATTCCTCCAAACGGGCGATACGTGTATTTTTCATTACTATCCCCCCTTAACCATACGTTTTTCCTTAAGTTGAGATTCCAGGGTAGTGATTCGTTCCTCCAAGTCGCCATCCTTTAGGCTGGTAAGTGTGATGTTGGCTAAGTAGCCTAATACACGGGCCCGTTTTTCTTTGTCCATTGCGGTATCATGACGCAGCTCATTGATGAATTCGTTTAAAAGCCTGCGTACATGTTGAGGCTTTTGCAAACGTATATCCCGTTGAGTATCGGCCATAACGCCCCTCCTTAAAAATCCTTATATATATCGCGTATTTAGACGTATTTACTTTAACAAAATAATGAGAAAAACCGCCTTATATTATATAACTATTATACCATAATACTCTATAGGTATAAACTATTTCCTGTTTGCTTATTCTGTTTAACCGCAATGACAACTAACCATCCAAGGGAGCAAAATAGCCTGGCATTAAAACATGCCCATTTCCCTTCGTGATGTAAAATTGATGTAAAACATCAACATCAATGGTCATAAATCAACTATAAACATCAGGAATGACAGGAATAATACCTTTAATATCAAGGTTTTAAGGGACTATAACAGAATGTATCTCTATCACTGGCAGCGATGAGGTCAGGGGTTCGATCCCCCTATGCTCCATAATGAAAAGTCATGATCCACGAGATCATGACTTTTCTTTACCTAGGGGCAGAGCGAACCCCTTCTAGGGGTTCAGTCCGCGCGCACGCAGCGTTAGTGGAGGAGCACGGCGTCTGAATCTACCGCTAAAAATCCTCCTCGACATTGCTTCGTCAGCCATTTAATCAAGATTCGGACATCCCCCTAGGCTCCATACAGTACATAACAGCTATATTAAACGGACATTGATGTAAAATTGATGTAAAAACAAGAAGAGAAGCTGCAGGTTATTCCTACAGCATCTTTTTTTATTTATTCTTATGTATTCTTTTTAAATATAGATTCAAACTAGGGTTTTTTAGTGAAAAGTTGCTCGTCACACTTACTTCAACGATAGTTGGTAAGCCCAAGCTCCATAATCCGTGCCCGTTCCACCGCCTTGACCATTTACTACTGACTGCACGAATGTACCAGTTACGTAAACGTCGCTAGCAGATTGTTTATATGCCATTTCCAACTGAAAGACGGCAAACCCTAAAATTTTCCCCGTGGGGCTATTATCACCCATTGAATCGACTATGGGGAGAGCAACGAGCCTCTGTCCATTGGCTATACGAGTCATTATGCCATTTACAGTGTCATCGGCCAGCGCTGTAGTTGCAGTTGTATATTTACTAATCGTCTGCCCCTTTGTCAAGGTGCCGCCATACCCGTTTTTTAACATGCTTAGATAGGTATCATTCGGATTGATCTTCGTCAGATTCAGGAAACCTCCGTTAATGTTGTTACCGCTCCCGCCGGATTGGTAGAATTGAAATTGAACTTTTTTCCCCAGCATCTGCAGCACATCCGTACTAGCTCCCCAGGGAATAACACCATACACAGCCGACGCTTGAGTCGACCGAGCCACTGCAGTTGCCGACACAGTCCCCTCATTTATACCAAATATCCTAAAGAAAGAGAACAGCACCTTCCTGTTGATGGTTACAGGCAAGGTATGATTATCCGTCGGAACCGCTGTGATCGTATCACTATCCTTCAATCCATTCAATTTGGCATATTGAAACGCAGTGGCTTGTGACGAAGCTCGCGCATCTGCAGATGTGCCTGGCAGTTCATAGATGCCGGCGATAGCCGCCGCGTCCACCAACTTGGTGACTCGGGTTTTCTCCAAATACATTATTCCCATATCCACTGCAAGGCCACAAAAACCTAGCAATACCGGTAATGTCAATGCAAACAATACTATAGCTGTCCCTTTTTGGTTCTTTAAAAAATGTTTTATCATAATCCAACCTCTTCTCTAAATCAATTGATTGGGCTGTAATTTTCTTCGCGCATGCTAGCTGAAGCTGAAACGGTGAACTGATTAGCTGGGAAAAAAGAGCTTAACAGTGGAGTGATAAGGGCGACATTATAAGTAACGGTTACAGTAATGGGTTGTCTAAATACCAATCGCGAAGGTGTTACGGTTGGGGCAGGAAAAGTCCCAAAATTAACTATTGCAGGTGCAGCCTGCGTCCTGTCTCCAGTTAAGGCCACAACTCTTGCCGCCTCGCGGGCCGCCTCGTTAACAATCGTTTGCCAATACAGTATCCGCCCAAATTCCAGCATCCCCACAAGCAATAACAAAAATATCGGCAGTATCAAGGCAAACTCCACGACGCTTTGTCCACGATTTTGGCGAACCATGGTTCTGATTTTCCGTAACATGTTTATTTCACCTCCTTGCGGCAAAGCTTTCGTAAACATGAGTCCCTTCAATCTGCGAATTACGTTCGGCATTCCATCACCCGCTCCGCTAGGTTCATTCAAACCTCATCCATCCCAATAAAAAATCCCCGCCTTTGCCGAAAGGTGGGGTTGTAAAGAAACATTCATACTCCCGTCCCCTTACGGTAGCTGGCTGGCATAGTGCGCATTTGCACCTAAGCCCCTGTTAGCTTTGCGTCACTGGCTTTCGCCAGTTTTGCCTTTATCGAGATTCCGTGAAGCATGTCGGAAATACGATTAAATTAATCATAGCTTACTTTCGATTATGCGCGTAATCGTCCCAACTTCTTATTTTATATAGGCATTTAGAATCAAATTTTAGCGGGTTGGAATCGGCCTTTAGCTGACGACCAAGGTAGCGGACATATTGCCATGACCAGGGCCGCACAGAAGGCTGCAGAAAATTTTGTATGTTCCAGCTTTTAGGTTAAGCTTCACCGTGCCGTTTTCCTTGAGATTTACGTTCGTTCCTTCTATCTTGATCCCGTGCAGGCCTTCCGAGCTGTTCAACTCAATCGTGATTTCTTTGTCCGCCGGCACTTCATATGTTTGCTGGTCGAACTTCCACAAGGTAGCTGTGATTTTGAGCGTAGCGCCGCCTGATGTTATACTGCCACCGGAGCTCGCAGTTGGGGTAGGAGTTGCAGTCGGAGTTGCAGTCGGAGTTGCAGTCGGAGTTGTAGTCGGAGTCGCCTCTGGTTTCGCGCTCGGTGTTGGGCTCGCCGATGCGGAGGCTATGGGAGTCGGCACGGGACTGTCGCCTGCAACTGGACTCGCTTTTGTGCTTGCTCCGGCGGAAATACCTGCTGATGCCGTGGACTTGTCAATTACGCTGGCAGCGGCGGCCGTAACGGTGGCCGTTGGGTTTGCGCTTGGCTGCGCCGAAGGGCTTGGCTTCGTGGATACGCTCGCTGACGGAGTGGTCGCAGCGACGGTCGTTTGGCTCGCGGTCGGGGTGTTTGCCACAGGGCTGAAAGGAGTAGATGTGGGTGCCGCGCTTTCTTTTTTGCCTCCACATGCTGTGAATATGAGTAACATGGCTGTTGTAACGGCGCAAACGGCTATGGTCTTTTTCAACATTGTTAATCTCTCCTTAATTGGTATATTCCGCATTGAGCAGCATCCGCTCTTCTTCGAGTTGGACCAAACATTTTCGGTGTTTTATCTGGAATAAGATGTGTATATAGGTATTTTAAGCACAATCACTCAGATGTTACATTTGACTCTAAGCTCAAATTGATATAATGAACACTTTCAGTGTATTTTTTACCTAGTAGGGTAAGACGAGGGATTACTCCCTCGGACTCCCCGTCAAACCGTGCATGCGGATTTCCCGCACACGGCTTTCCTTCGTCAGTTCCCCATCTTCAGGAATGAGTTCTCTTCATCCGTCACCGGATTGCAAATTTCACTCCTGAATTAGGAACGTGTGATGAGTAAGCTTGTTAGAAATACCATTCCTGCCGATTCCAGTACTTTGTTAGGTATCAGCGAATTAGAAACCGTAGATTTCTTTTGACGCATGAAGGCTCGAACCCTCATACGCGTCCATTCATCCAATCGTTGAAACTTCTTCTTTACATTCCCTATGCCGAAATAGTTACCAAAACCCCGTGCAATTTCATTTAGTTTCTTGAGCATTTCGCCAAAGTTATTCGCTTGTTGTCTGCGGGTGACTTCCCGGATTTTATCCTTGTACTTCTTCACTTTCGTGTCGGGTACCATCAGATAATCTTTCCAGAAGTCGAATCCTAGGAAACGAAAGCCTTCATCGAAATGCACCACTTTTGTTTTCTCAGGGTGCATTCGAAGCTGTAATTCCTTTTCCAGAATGGTCTTTGCCGCTAGATACGCTTCTTCTGCTTGCTCCTTTGTTTTGCAAAGAATAACGGCATCGTCTGCATACCTTACCACAGCAAAACCTTTCTTCTTCATCCCCCAGTCGAAATGGTTCAAGTACAAATTCGCAAGCAATGGCGACAAATTCCCGCCCTGCGGAGACCCGATTTCCGTTTCATGGAACTGGCCACCTTCCATGAATCCCGCCGATAGCCATCCGCGAATGAGCGTCAGCACTTTTCCGTCAGTGATTCTCTCATGCACTTTCTCCATCAGTGATTCGTGTGGAATTTCATCGAAGAAAGACATGATGTCCAGGTCAACCGCATATTCGTATCCGCCACGTTTCGCGCGTCGAATCGTATTCACTGCTTGGTGCGCCGAGTATCCTGCACGAAAGCCAAAGCTATAGTAGTAAAAGTCCTGTTCGAAGATCGGTTCAATGATTTGGCGTACCGCTTGCTGACATATGCGATCTCGGATTGTGGGTATCCCTAACGGTCTTAACTTCCCATTTTCCTTCTCGATGAAATGTCGTTTCACAGGGTCGGGTTTATACCGCCCTTGTTGCAATAACCTTTGGAGTTCCCTTAGGTTCATGCACACGTTTTTCTCAAACATGGCGATACTTACGCCATCGATGCCGCCGCTTCCCTGATTCTTCTTTACAGATAGCCATGCTTCGTACAGATTATCCATTTGGTACACTTTATCGATCAGGGAGTAGTATCGTCGTTTCGGTTTCATTGGTGTTTCACCACCTTTACCCCTACTCACCAAGCTGATCTTGTTTCCGCTACCGATGATCGATTCCTTGCTTGTTCCACGGCACGACAAATGCGTCTTAGACTCATTGCCAATCGCTCCTGTTTGCTCGCCGTGTACTCAGGTCGCCAGTAGCCCTCGATCCGTTGGCGTTCTTTCGCCATTGGCGGGACGTACCCACTTGGAGCTACCCTCATTGGTTTAAGGCGTTTACGATCCCCCACTCACGCAAACTCACAGACTTTGACGAAGCACGTCCCCTTTGCCTCTGTCTTCCCTCTTTTGGAGTGGAAGCAGGTTATGCGACTGAGTTTTTTTTTTCCTCTCGTGCGCATACTCATCCAAGTTTTACCCTCCAGACTGTTACCAGCTTTCATCGGCTCGGACTTACTCGCTACTACGGGACGATCCGCCATCTCGCAGCCCATCGATTCGGCTTTCCCTTTAAGGTTATACCTCCCCTACCTTGTCCGCGTTTACGTCAAGGAGACTACGAGACTTCCCTCAGTTATCTGCACATTCTATTCCATCCATCCTGACCCTAATCACGTCGATGAGCCTTGCAGGTCATGTCCCTTTGATTGTTTTCCTGCAAGATATGCTTAATCGCATAGGTTTCCCCGTTTTCATGGCGGGTCACCCTACATCGCCGCCACCTCTGGTTCACCGCATTCCGGGCTGGACTTTGCCTGCAGGCCCTTCGGATTCCCCCTCACGAGAGACACCCTGCCAATCCTTCTCCTATTGGATTAGGACCATATCTTCGGCTACGGCACTTTAAAGGGTAAAGTTACCGAGTGGATTTGAACCACTTAGATTGTGCGACTGTGAGGCGCACACAAAAAGGGCGACCGCAGTCGCCCGTTTGCTTATATATCAATTTTTTAAATTAGTGTTTCATACCATCCATGCCACCAGCAGGCATGATTTTGTTCTGCTCATCGCGAGTAATAAAATAAAGGTGCATATCATAATGAGGAACCTCATAACCATCGTGTCCTTGCGGATTCCAATCAATATCGAAATGATCGATTTTTGAAGGGATCGGCACCAGATTTCCAGGAACATCATGCACTGTTTTATCTAGGGCTTTTGCCGGCATGTACTCAAAGAATACGAGTTTGCCGTTGTAAACACCATAGATAGGTCCCATAGGCATATCTTTTGGATTAGCCCAGTGCTCGCCCATTTGAGGTACGACAGGTGACAGTTGAATCGTTCCGGCTGGCAGAATTGCCACATTGATGGTGCTGCTGTTGGCATCCCAGCCAATTGCGGAATGATTGCCTCCGAGTGCGTTAGTCATAGCACGGATAGAAGCTGTCCCTGACTTTGCATCCGCGTTCCCGTAAGTATCTGAAACCACGGTATCGTTTAATTTTAATACATTCGATTTAGCATCCCAATCCACTTTAGCACCGTAATATTTCGCAAAAGTATCAACAGTTGCAAATGCGCTACCGTTATCCGCAATATACGCTGCCGAATCATTTACAGTGCTTCCATTTAAATTTAATTGTACTGAAGTGGCGGCAAAGGCTGAAGTTCCGCTTAGTAACATACCAATAATGGCTAAGAAAACGATTTTCTTCTTCAATTTTATGGCTCCCTTATATTGGAATAATAACATTACTAGATTAAACAAGATAATAATATATAGCAAGAAAAATTTAACAATTTTTGCTGTCCGAAAAGAACTGAGTATTATCTTCGGTAGACGTTGCGACACATAGTGAATCAATGATTGCTACAATATTTGCAAAGCCGCCTATTAGTTGCACTAGTCTTACGGACCTAATTGCCATTATTATCGGCTAACCGTCCTTTTCTCCAGATGTAAAGGACCTCAGTGCCGTTATTTGGCAATTAAACAGTCCAAATACGGTTTGTTACAGTGAATCCAATAATTTAGCAATCCATAAGAAATCACGACGTATTTTTTAAGGTAAAATGAGCTTGTCAATAAATCACAAAAGGAGACAAACAATGACTAATCAAATTTCAAAAAGCCGGCTTTGGACTGCACGAATTTTAAGCGGACTAGTAATACTGTTTATGTTATTCGACAGCATACTGAAATTTTTTAAACCTGCCCCTGTTTTGGAAGGAACACAACAACTCGGATTTTCCGAACATCATATTATTGTGATAGCAACACTAGGACTTCTTTCTACAATTCTTTACGCCATTCCTCGTACATCGGTCTTAGGTGCATTGATATTGACCGGATATTTTGGTGGAGTTATTGCTACACATGTTCGGATGGATAACCCACTTTTTACCCATATCCTGTTTCCGGTCTATTTAGCTGTTTTGGCTTGGGGCGGAATTTGGTTGAGGAATGAACAAGTGCGTAAACTCATTCCAATTCAAAAAATTGAGGATTGACAAATGTGAGAAAAATAATCTGTAAGAACCACACAAGTCACCGCATCACGCGGTGACTTGTTTTTGTAGATCAATCACACATACTTCATTATCCGCATGAATAAATTTAGATTAATTAAAATCTTTCAAACAGATTATACGATGGAGGCAGAATCATGGAATACCCTTATCCTGTGTATCCTTTTATCGGTTATCAAACCAAGATAGTACAGGAGCCTATAGCCTTTCCACCACAGCACCAAGATCAAGTCCCTGGCCTGGAATACCTCATGACACCGCGTCCTATTTTTGATTACCCGGGGTATGTCGGCAGCGCCAAGCTGAAAGGAAAAGTCGCGATCATTACCGGAGGCGACAGCGGATTTGGACGTGCTATTGCAGCAGCTTATGCCAAAGAAGGGGCCGATCTGGCTATCGTATATCTGAATGAGCATATCGATGCGGCAGAAACCAAAAACTATGTTGAGCAATTCGGCACTCGATGCCTGCTCATGGCCCGAGACCTCCGCGATCCCGCCAGTTCGCCGGATATTGTAGCTGATACGCTCCGTCATTTTAATAGACTGGACATCTTAATCAATAATGCTGCCGTTCAACCTTTCACAGGCAGTATTATGGACATTTCCAATGAACAGCTCGAGAATACGTTTCGAACCAATATTTTTCCTTTGTTTTATTTGACAAAAGCGGCATTGCCTTATTTGGATAAAGGCAGCGCCATCATCAACACAACCTCGCGGGTTGCCTACGAGGGAGACAAGAATGTCATTGATTACTCCGCAACAAAAGGAGCTATTGTAAGCTTTACACGCAGCATGGCGTTGTCTTTGGCTGAGAAATCGATCCGGGTTAATGCCGTCGCTCCTGGTCCGTCATGGACGCCTCTCAATGTTAGTACCTACTCCAAGGAGCATGTGGCTACTCTGGGCACCGACATCCCGTTCGGACGTGCTGCACAAC includes:
- the ltrA gene encoding group II intron reverse transcriptase/maturase, giving the protein MKPKRRYYSLIDKVYQMDNLYEAWLSVKKNQGSGGIDGVSIAMFEKNVCMNLRELQRLLQQGRYKPDPVKRHFIEKENGKLRPLGIPTIRDRICQQAVRQIIEPIFEQDFYYYSFGFRAGYSAHQAVNTIRRAKRGGYEYAVDLDIMSFFDEIPHESLMEKVHERITDGKVLTLIRGWLSAGFMEGGQFHETEIGSPQGGNLSPLLANLYLNHFDWGMKKKGFAVVRYADDAVILCKTKEQAEEAYLAAKTILEKELQLRMHPEKTKVVHFDEGFRFLGFDFWKDYLMVPDTKVKKYKDKIREVTRRQQANNFGEMLKKLNEIARGFGNYFGIGNVKKKFQRLDEWTRMRVRAFMRQKKSTVSNSLIPNKVLESAGMVFLTSLLITRS
- a CDS encoding TadE/TadG family type IV pilus assembly protein encodes the protein MLRKIRTMVRQNRGQSVVEFALILPIFLLLLVGMLEFGRILYWQTIVNEAAREAARVVALTGDRTQAAPAIVNFGTFPAPTVTPSRLVFRQPITVTVTYNVALITPLLSSFFPANQFTVSASASMREENYSPIN
- a CDS encoding DoxX family protein, whose protein sequence is MTNQISKSRLWTARILSGLVILFMLFDSILKFFKPAPVLEGTQQLGFSEHHIIVIATLGLLSTILYAIPRTSVLGALILTGYFGGVIATHVRMDNPLFTHILFPVYLAVLAWGGIWLRNEQVRKLIPIQKIED
- a CDS encoding SDR family oxidoreductase; its protein translation is MEYPYPVYPFIGYQTKIVQEPIAFPPQHQDQVPGLEYLMTPRPIFDYPGYVGSAKLKGKVAIITGGDSGFGRAIAAAYAKEGADLAIVYLNEHIDAAETKNYVEQFGTRCLLMARDLRDPASSPDIVADTLRHFNRLDILINNAAVQPFTGSIMDISNEQLENTFRTNIFPLFYLTKAALPYLDKGSAIINTTSRVAYEGDKNVIDYSATKGAIVSFTRSMALSLAEKSIRVNAVAPGPSWTPLNVSTYSKEHVATLGTDIPFGRAAQPFEVAPAFVYLAAKESMYVTGQVIHVNGGKIRYS
- a CDS encoding quinol oxidase, whose product is MPTPIASASASPTPSAKPEATPTTTPTATPTATPTATPTPTASSGGSITSGGATLKITATLWKFDQQTYEVPADKEITIELNSSEGLHGIKIEGTNVNLKENGTVKLNLKAGTYKIFCSLLCGPGHGNMSATLVVS
- a CDS encoding pilus assembly protein TadG-related protein, whose translation is MIKHFLKNQKGTAIVLFALTLPVLLGFCGLAVDMGIMYLEKTRVTKLVDAAAIAGIYELPGTSADARASSQATAFQYAKLNGLKDSDTITAVPTDNHTLPVTINRKVLFSFFRIFGINEGTVSATAVARSTQASAVYGVIPWGASTDVLQMLGKKVQFQFYQSGGSGNNINGGFLNLTKINPNDTYLSMLKNGYGGTLTKGQTISKYTTATTALADDTVNGIMTRIANGQRLVALPIVDSMGDNSPTGKILGFAVFQLEMAYKQSASDVYVTGTFVQSVVNGQGGGTGTDYGAWAYQLSLK